The following proteins come from a genomic window of Candidatus Auribacterota bacterium:
- the moaC gene encoding cyclic pyranopterin monophosphate synthase MoaC: MRKRTRAASRELSHVDREGRVSMVDISRKSDTFREAVARGRVTLAPHTLSLITRDKIPKGNVFNTARLAGIMAAKRVDCVIPLCHSLCLTHISIGFETRVRNRRARIDIEAAARLVGKTGVEMEVLAAVSVAALTIYDMCKTVDKSMKISEIRLVSKTGGRSDKTRNSKPETRNKLKITNQKY, translated from the coding sequence ATGCGCAAGAGAACAAGAGCAGCCAGCAGGGAGTTGAGCCACGTTGACCGTGAGGGGAGGGTATCCATGGTGGATATCAGCCGCAAATCCGACACCTTCCGTGAGGCGGTCGCGCGCGGCCGGGTGACACTCGCGCCGCATACGCTCTCCCTTATCACGCGTGATAAAATCCCCAAGGGGAATGTGTTCAATACCGCGCGGCTCGCGGGCATCATGGCTGCCAAGCGCGTCGACTGTGTGATCCCGCTCTGCCATTCGCTCTGCCTCACGCACATCTCCATCGGTTTCGAGACGCGCGTCCGGAATAGACGCGCGCGCATCGATATCGAGGCGGCCGCACGCCTCGTCGGCAAGACCGGGGTGGAAATGGAGGTCCTCGCGGCGGTGAGCGTGGCGGCGCTGACGATATACGACATGTGTAAAACAGTAGATAAATCGATGAAGATTTCTGAAATTCGCCTTGTCAGCAAAACGGGAGGACGTTCTGATAAAACCCGAAACTCGAAACCCGAAACTCGAAACAAACTCAAAATCACAAACCAGAAGTATTAA
- a CDS encoding MOSC domain-containing protein yields the protein MGHIKSINISTTKGGPKSPVSQAMLIVDRGIEGDAHSGPGEKQVSLLAWERTLAMRAKGAAIWYGSFGENITTVGIDLRSLRVGDRLKLGEHGIVEVTELGKKCPAPCAIFRKVGSCIMPEEGVFSRVTRGGVIRVADSVDLVPP from the coding sequence ATGGGTCATATCAAATCAATCAATATCAGCACGACCAAGGGTGGGCCGAAGAGTCCGGTTTCACAAGCTATGCTGATCGTTGACAGGGGTATCGAAGGGGATGCGCATAGTGGGCCGGGTGAAAAGCAGGTGAGCCTGCTTGCGTGGGAGCGTACGCTCGCCATGCGCGCGAAGGGCGCAGCGATCTGGTATGGCTCATTCGGGGAGAATATCACCACTGTCGGAATCGATCTCAGGAGCCTGAGGGTTGGGGACAGGTTGAAATTGGGGGAGCACGGCATCGTGGAGGTCACCGAACTCGGGAAGAAATGCCCCGCACCGTGCGCGATTTTCCGCAAGGTCGGCTCCTGCATCATGCCCGAGGAAGGCGTTTTTTCCCGGGTGACGAGGGGGGGTGTCATCAGGGTGGCGGATTCTGTTGATCTGGTCCCGCCATAA
- a CDS encoding MogA/MoaB family molybdenum cofactor biosynthesis protein — MRSRREGGGNASAIRVGVVVVSDKAAAGLRRDGCVGALEKVLPPADAAIAAHTIVPDEIGAIQEAVQQMTDGEGLDVVLTAGGTGIGPRDVTPEAILPLIDRAIPGIAELMRRQGFEMTPNAILSRSVAGTRGRALLIALPGSPRGAAECLSSVWPAIPHALALLRGEATECARKVKSQKQKGKTKS, encoded by the coding sequence ATGCGATCGAGGCGCGAAGGGGGCGGAAACGCGAGCGCGATCAGGGTGGGCGTCGTGGTGGTGAGCGATAAGGCGGCGGCGGGCCTGCGGAGGGACGGTTGCGTCGGGGCATTGGAGAAGGTGCTTCCGCCGGCGGATGCTGCGATTGCCGCGCACACGATCGTCCCCGATGAGATAGGAGCGATTCAGGAAGCCGTGCAACAGATGACAGACGGTGAGGGGCTCGACGTCGTACTCACGGCGGGGGGGACGGGGATCGGCCCGCGTGATGTCACGCCGGAAGCGATTCTTCCACTCATCGATAGAGCGATACCCGGGATCGCTGAGCTGATGCGCCGTCAAGGGTTTGAGATGACACCGAATGCCATTCTCAGTCGCTCGGTCGCGGGTACCCGCGGGCGGGCGCTCCTCATCGCGCTGCCTGGCAGCCCGCGCGGTGCGGCGGAGTGCCTCTCGTCGGTATGGCCGGCGATCCCCCACGCGCTGGCGCTCCTCCGTGGAGAGGCCACGGAATGCGCGCGGAAAGTAAAAAGTCAAAAGCAAAAAGGCAAAACCAAAAGTTAA
- a CDS encoding DUF1844 domain-containing protein has product MKNTNDAIHEARFLSLVLSLYNSAWIAMGKIASPVTGKVEKDLEAARGSIDLLETLKVKTKGNVSLEEDRILVNCLNTLQLNFVEESSRREEKPAAEETASSRDEDAKPPPEDKVPQG; this is encoded by the coding sequence ATGAAGAACACGAATGATGCAATTCACGAGGCGCGGTTTCTCTCGCTCGTCCTGAGCCTCTACAACTCTGCCTGGATCGCCATGGGCAAGATCGCCAGCCCCGTGACGGGCAAGGTGGAGAAGGATCTTGAAGCAGCGCGGGGGAGCATCGATCTCCTGGAGACCCTGAAGGTGAAGACAAAGGGGAATGTCTCGCTCGAGGAGGATCGGATACTCGTCAATTGCCTGAACACGCTCCAGCTGAACTTCGTTGAGGAGAGCAGCCGCAGGGAAGAGAAGCCTGCGGCAGAGGAGACGGCAAGCTCCCGGGATGAGGATGCGAAGCCTCCCCCGGAAGATAAAGTTCCACAGGGGTGA
- a CDS encoding AAA family ATPase → MYTKFYHLKERPFNLTPDSHFLYFSTQHRDALGHLLYGIRERKGFMLVSGEVGTGKTTLCRTLIKEIEREAEVGFILNSFLSAKELLRAINEDLCCHRGAQSNKELVDELNRFLLDQHERGRTVVVLIDECQNLAMPVLEQIRMLSNLETEKEKLIQIIMVGQPELRGKLESAHLRQLAQRISVTYHLQPLDYRETVNYIHHRLNVASGGDGKDGSGETGRGGVRFSRPALKRIFLYSEGVPRKINILCDRALLVGYVRNKNRITDGMIRRAIAEIQKHPRASRGRRRSSRLPLFWKAAVAGICALAVFGLLFYYSMGMRHALVPAQGAGAGHAPRIKQAAPVQSAVVAGNQWHLAPVPPLEKPVAAPNTEAGAALLLAKLWNRGEVSHAMPQGERDLHTLAGRCGMKAIGCWADIDFLSRANLPCLVRVAGISGEGEMLVVLKSLREGVAGLARGNGAEFSLKNSELEARLRGKATFFYPVNVTLAGALTPGMNGPAVSELQAGLRGMNLLTVDEGGWYGPRTAEAVRRLQARCGLPQDGVAGINENILIMSARGGRDVPRLAPQASRS, encoded by the coding sequence ATGTACACGAAGTTCTATCACCTCAAGGAGCGGCCGTTTAATCTCACGCCGGACTCTCACTTCCTCTATTTCAGCACGCAGCACAGGGACGCGTTGGGGCATCTGCTCTACGGCATCAGGGAGCGCAAGGGCTTCATGCTCGTGAGCGGGGAGGTGGGGACAGGGAAGACGACGCTCTGCAGGACCCTGATCAAGGAGATCGAAAGAGAGGCCGAGGTCGGATTCATCCTCAACAGTTTCCTCTCCGCGAAAGAGCTGCTACGGGCGATCAACGAAGACCTCTGCTGCCACCGGGGGGCACAGTCGAATAAGGAGCTCGTTGACGAGCTCAATCGTTTTCTGCTCGATCAGCACGAGCGCGGGCGCACCGTCGTGGTCCTCATCGACGAGTGCCAGAACCTCGCGATGCCCGTGCTCGAACAGATACGGATGCTCTCCAACCTGGAGACTGAAAAGGAAAAGCTCATCCAGATTATCATGGTCGGCCAGCCGGAGCTGAGGGGAAAACTCGAGAGCGCTCACTTGAGGCAGCTGGCGCAGCGGATCAGCGTGACCTACCACCTACAGCCGCTCGATTATCGTGAGACCGTGAACTACATCCATCATCGCCTGAATGTCGCCTCCGGCGGCGATGGGAAAGACGGCTCGGGAGAAACGGGGAGGGGCGGCGTGCGATTTAGCCGGCCGGCGCTGAAACGGATATTCCTGTATTCGGAAGGCGTCCCGCGAAAAATAAATATCCTCTGCGATCGCGCGCTGCTCGTCGGGTATGTACGGAATAAAAATAGGATAACGGATGGAATGATCCGCCGGGCGATCGCTGAGATTCAGAAGCATCCGAGGGCGTCACGGGGGAGGAGGCGCTCCTCACGGCTGCCGCTTTTCTGGAAGGCAGCGGTTGCCGGGATCTGTGCGCTCGCTGTGTTCGGCCTCCTGTTTTATTACTCGATGGGCATGAGGCACGCGCTGGTTCCCGCGCAGGGCGCGGGCGCCGGGCACGCGCCGCGAATAAAACAGGCTGCCCCCGTTCAATCTGCGGTGGTCGCCGGAAACCAATGGCATCTCGCTCCCGTCCCCCCTCTCGAAAAGCCTGTTGCCGCTCCCAATACGGAGGCGGGGGCAGCGCTGCTCCTCGCAAAGTTATGGAATCGCGGGGAGGTCTCTCACGCCATGCCTCAGGGAGAGAGGGATCTGCATACCCTCGCGGGGAGGTGCGGTATGAAGGCCATCGGGTGCTGGGCTGATATTGATTTTCTGTCGCGAGCGAACCTCCCCTGCCTTGTGAGGGTGGCGGGAATTTCCGGTGAGGGGGAGATGCTTGTTGTTCTGAAATCCCTGCGAGAGGGCGTCGCAGGGCTGGCGCGCGGGAACGGCGCCGAGTTCTCTCTCAAAAATTCGGAGCTGGAGGCGCGGCTCCGGGGGAAGGCCACGTTCTTTTATCCCGTCAATGTGACACTCGCCGGCGCCCTTACCCCCGGTATGAACGGTCCTGCTGTCAGTGAACTCCAGGCCGGTCTCCGGGGAATGAATTTACTGACGGTTGACGAGGGCGGATGGTACGGCCCGCGCACCGCGGAAGCGGTCAGGCGTTTACAGGCGCGCTGTGGCCTCCCCCAGGATGGCGTGGCCGGCATCAATGAGAATATCCTGATCATGAGTGCGCGGGGGGGGAGAGATGTGCCGCGCCTTGCACCCCAGGCCTCACGGAGTTGA
- a CDS encoding tetratricopeptide repeat protein, whose protein sequence is MREKIGRAMNVSRMGVVLMALLMVSSAAVKLFAAEEQPEQSAEFYLRLGNAFMESGQYDKALTMFTKAQSLAPGTDLKERVAAAHRGFAGVCIEKGDYRSAVDHYESAKKLDPKVDVLSTLEEAYRKLGARYMEEGNISGVISITEKALAISPGSPETRRLRGEALIKKGNLEGALGEFTELVKIVPKDTEAQMRVGFINEKLGKGKRAVEVYISVIEGNPQFVPAYIALGEYYEKRGNLAKSAEVYRRGIEKAPAEASLHTNLAWVHISDGNYLDAHKECQTSLGLDADNAYVYNYLGLIFMHINRFPDAQESFEKAIALKADYPGAKLNLAFLYGAMGRNEDAIKEYKEILEKDQNNAEAHYNAGINYKKQGRFVLARYHLERAAKLYGYDSSLGRRALERLKKQE, encoded by the coding sequence ATGCGAGAAAAGATTGGAAGGGCAATGAATGTCTCCCGTATGGGAGTTGTGCTCATGGCGCTGCTCATGGTGAGCAGCGCGGCGGTTAAGCTCTTTGCGGCGGAGGAGCAGCCTGAACAGTCGGCCGAGTTCTACCTCCGGCTCGGCAATGCGTTCATGGAGAGCGGGCAATATGACAAGGCGCTCACGATGTTTACCAAAGCCCAGTCGCTCGCTCCCGGGACCGATCTCAAGGAGCGTGTCGCCGCCGCGCACCGCGGCTTCGCCGGTGTGTGCATCGAGAAGGGCGATTACCGCAGCGCCGTGGACCACTACGAGAGCGCGAAGAAGCTCGACCCCAAGGTGGATGTGCTCTCCACGCTGGAGGAGGCGTATCGCAAGCTTGGAGCCCGCTACATGGAGGAGGGGAATATTTCCGGAGTGATCTCGATCACGGAGAAGGCACTGGCGATTTCCCCCGGGTCCCCCGAGACACGCAGATTGAGGGGAGAGGCGCTCATCAAGAAGGGGAACCTCGAGGGCGCGCTCGGTGAGTTCACGGAGCTGGTCAAGATCGTACCGAAGGATACCGAGGCGCAGATGAGGGTCGGGTTCATCAATGAGAAACTGGGCAAAGGGAAGCGGGCGGTTGAGGTATATATCTCGGTCATAGAGGGGAATCCTCAGTTCGTCCCCGCGTATATAGCGCTCGGTGAGTACTATGAGAAGAGGGGCAATCTCGCGAAGTCCGCGGAGGTATATCGAAGGGGCATAGAGAAAGCACCTGCCGAGGCGTCGCTCCATACCAACCTCGCGTGGGTTCATATCAGTGATGGAAATTATCTGGATGCGCACAAGGAGTGCCAGACGTCCCTCGGCCTGGATGCCGACAATGCCTATGTGTATAACTACCTGGGCTTGATTTTCATGCACATCAACCGGTTTCCCGATGCGCAGGAGTCATTTGAAAAAGCGATCGCGTTGAAAGCTGATTACCCCGGCGCGAAGCTCAATCTGGCATTTCTCTACGGGGCCATGGGCCGCAACGAGGATGCGATCAAGGAGTATAAAGAGATACTTGAGAAAGATCAGAACAATGCCGAGGCTCACTACAATGCGGGAATCAACTACAAGAAGCAGGGCCGGTTTGTACTGGCGCGGTACCACCTGGAGCGCGCGGCAAAACTCTACGGATATGATTCCTCACTCGGGCGGAGAGCCCTCGAGAGGCTGAAGAAACAGGAGTAG
- a CDS encoding polymer-forming cytoskeletal protein: MSNILRRLGANGASTSIPNYPSREEGQKMVIQDKLQQPISHSEVKETVISPDAEFKGSLKFKDSLRIDGTFEGEIDSQGTLFVGKTGAVKAEIHVGNLIVEGKIEGNVTCDDKIELRATAKMFGDIQAARLTIAEGVNIVGKCSVSAQKPSQEGMRQEKPSRPDFKRGKDDKPGERTGSPIMAD; the protein is encoded by the coding sequence ATGAGCAACATCTTGAGGAGGCTTGGCGCAAATGGAGCGAGCACAAGCATTCCAAATTACCCAAGCCGGGAGGAGGGACAGAAGATGGTCATCCAGGATAAGCTTCAGCAGCCGATATCTCACAGTGAGGTTAAAGAGACTGTGATCAGCCCCGATGCGGAGTTCAAGGGCTCCCTCAAGTTCAAGGATTCACTGAGGATAGACGGCACTTTTGAAGGTGAGATTGACTCTCAGGGGACGCTCTTCGTCGGCAAAACCGGTGCGGTAAAGGCCGAAATCCACGTGGGTAATCTCATCGTCGAAGGCAAAATTGAGGGGAACGTCACCTGCGATGACAAGATCGAGCTCAGGGCCACCGCGAAGATGTTCGGCGATATCCAGGCGGCCCGCCTCACCATCGCCGAGGGTGTGAACATTGTCGGCAAGTGCTCAGTGAGCGCCCAGAAGCCTTCCCAGGAAGGGATGAGACAGGAAAAGCCGTCCCGCCCGGACTTCAAGAGAGGGAAGGACGATAAGCCGGGCGAAAGAACGGGGTCACCGATAATGGCCGATTGA